In the Mycobacteriales bacterium genome, GCGTTCGACCACTCGCGGGTGGGACCTTCGGCCCTAGTCCGCGCGCTGTCGGGCTGGAAATGTCTGCCCACGACGGGCGAAAGCGTGCACCACCAAAGGCTGCACCGGGTGCTCGCAACGGCGAATGACGAGCGGGTGAACACATGACACGACGCGACATGACGTCGCTGCCCGACCTCGTCCACGGGCAGTCCCGCGCCGGTCCGGTGCGCAACCGGCGGCCGTCGTACGTCGATCTGCTCCCGCCGTGCAATGCGGGTTGTCCGGCAGGGGAGAACATTCAGGCCTGGCTGGCGGAGATCCAGGCCGGACGGACCGAGAACGCCTGGCGGGCACTCGTGGCGGACAACCCGTTCCCGGCCATCCACGGGCGGGTCTGCTACCACCCGTGCGAGACCGCCTGTAACCGGGCCGATCTCGACAGCGCGGTGTCGATCCACTCGGTCGAGCGCTTTCTCGGCGACCAAGCAATCGACCACGGATGGCAGTTCACGGATCGTGCGCGGAGCAGCGGCAAGCGGGTGCTGGTCGTCGGGGCCGGTCCCAGCGGGCTGTCCGCGGCGTACCACCTGGCTCGCCGCGGCCATGACGTCGAGATTCGCGACAGTGCGGAGGTGCCGGGCGGGATGATGCGTTACGGCATCCCGTCGTACCGGCTGCCACGCGACGTGCTCGACGCCGAGCTGGCCCGGATCGCCGCTCTCGGAGTGCGCTTCACGGGCGGCCACACGGTGAGCGATCTCGACGCGGAGCGCCGTGAGGGTCGGTTCGACGCCGTCTTCGTCGCTGTCGGTGCGCACCTGTCCAACCGGGTGGATATTCCGGCTCGAGACACGGGTCGCATCATCGATGCGCTCCCGTTCCTCGCCGATGTCGCCGCCGGCGAGCGTCCGGCGATCGGGCGCAGGGTCGCGGTGTACGGCGGTGGCAACACCGCGATGGATGCCGCCCGCACGGCCCGCCGGCTGGGTGCGGAGGAGACGTTGATCGTCTATCGCCGCACTCGGGCGCAGATGCCCGCCCACGAGGACGAGGCGGCGGACGCCGAGCGCGAGGGCGTGCGGATCAACTGGCTGCGGACGATCAGCGCGTTCGACGGTCCCGATCTCACGGTCGAGGTCATGCGACTCGACGAGCGCGGTGTCCCGACCCCGACGGGTGAGTTCGAACAGCTTGCTGCCGACACGGTGATCCTGGCTCTGGGCCAACGAACCGACACGGCCTTCCTGCGGTCCGTGCCCGGTGTCGAGTTCGACGATGACGGCACGGTCATCGTCTCCGAGACGATGATGACCGGCTGCGCCGGCGTGTTCGCGGGTGGAGACATGGTGCCCGCCGAGCGGACGGTGACGGTCGGCGTCGGCCACGGCAAGAAGGCCGCCCTGCACATCGACGCCTGGCTGCGCGGTGTGCCGGCCGGCGTCGCCGGCAAGCATCCGATCGCCGAGTTCGACGGGTTGAACCTCTGGTACTTCGGCGATGCGGCACGCCGCGCCCAGCCCGAGCGGTCGCCGGCCGAGCGGGTCGTGGACTTCGGCGAGGTGGTGGGCGGCCTCTCGGCGCAACAAGCCAGCTTCGAAGCCGGGCGTTGCCTGTCCTGCGGCAACTGCTTCGAATGTGATGGCTGTTTGGGGGCCTGCCCGGAAGATGCGGTCATCAAGCTGGGCATCGGCAACCGCTATCGCTTCGACTACGACCGATGCACCGGCTGTGCCACTTGCTTCGAGCAGTGCCCGGTGCACGCGATCGAGATGGTGCCGGAGCCTCGTGCGGGGATGGCGCAGCCGTGAGCCGGGTCACTGTGGACGGCAATGCCGCCGCCGCGTCGGTTGCCTACCGGCTCAGCGAGGTGTGCTGCATCTACCCGATTACTCCTGCCTCGCCGATGGCCGAGTCCGCCGACGAGTGGGCTGCGCGTCACCGGGCGAACATCTGGGGCACCGTGCCGACGGTCGTCGAGATGCAGAGCGAGGCGGGCGCGGCCGGTGCGCTGCACGGGGCCCTGCAGGGCGGCGCGATGGCGACGACGTTCACCGCCTCGCAGGGCTTGCTGCTGATGATCCCGAACATGTACAAGATCGCCGGCGAACTCACGCCAACGGTCTTCCATGTCGCGGCCCGTTCGCTCGCTGCGCAAGGCCTGTCGATCTTCGGCGACCACTCGGACGTGATGGCCGTGCGGCAGACCGGGGCGGTGCTGCTCGCCTCGTCGTGCGTCCAGGAGGCACACGACCTCGCTGCGGTCGCCCATGCCGGGACGCTTCGAGCCCGGATTCCCTTCGTGCATTTCTTCGACGGGTTCCGCACGTCGCACGAGCTCAACACGATCGAGCAGCTGTCCGACGAGGACCTGGCCGCGTTCGTGCCCACCGAGCTCGTCCATGCGCACCGGGGCAGGGCGTTGTCACCCGATCACCCGGTGATCCGCGGGACGGCTCAGAACCCGGACGTCTACTTCCAGGCTCGCGAGACCGTCAACCCGTTCTACGCCGCGGCTCCGGCACACATCCAAGCCGCGCTCGACCTGCTCGCCGAGCGCACCGGCCGCCGCTACGGACTGGTGGAGTACGCCGGCCACCCGGAGGCTGACCGGGTGGTGGTCGCGATGGGCTCTGGCGCCGAGACGTTGCGGGAGACGGTCGCGCGCCTGGTCGCGAGCGGTGAACGGATCGGGGTCGTGACGATGCGGCTTTATCGGCCGTTTCCCGCCGATGCGCTGATCGACGTACTGCCTCGTGCGGCGCGGCGGGTTGCCGTGCTCGACCGGACGAAGGAGCCGGGTTCGCTGGGAGAACCGCTCTTCCTCGACGTCTCCACCGCGCTCGCGGAGGCCGTCGCTCGGGGGGACCGCGACCGGTTGCCGCTCGTGGTCGGTGGCCGATATGGGCTGTCCTCCAAGGAGTTCACGCCCGCCATGGCGGCCGGCGTCTTCGACGAGCTCGGCCGGGCGCAGCCGCGATCCCGCTTCACCGTCGGCATCAACGACGACGTCTCGGGCACCAGCATTCCCTACGGTCCACCACTCGACATCGAGCCGAAGGGCACCGTCCGCGCCGTCTTCTTCGGCCTCGGCTCGGACGGGACGGTCGGCGCGAACAAGAACACGATCAAGATCATCGGCGAGGATCCGGCGATGTACGCGCAGGCGTACTTCGTTTACGACTCCAAGAAGTCCGGGTCGCAGACCGTGTCACACCTGCGGTTCGGACCGCGGCCGATCCGCGCGCCTTACCTGGTCGACCAGGCGGAGTTCGTCGGCTGTCACCAGTTCGGCCTGCTGACCCGTCCGGAGGTGCTGGCCCGCGCCGCGCCCGGCGCGGTTCTGCTGGTGAACAGCTCGGTCGCGCCCGAGGACGTGTTC is a window encoding:
- a CDS encoding NAD(P)-binding protein, whose protein sequence is MTRRDMTSLPDLVHGQSRAGPVRNRRPSYVDLLPPCNAGCPAGENIQAWLAEIQAGRTENAWRALVADNPFPAIHGRVCYHPCETACNRADLDSAVSIHSVERFLGDQAIDHGWQFTDRARSSGKRVLVVGAGPSGLSAAYHLARRGHDVEIRDSAEVPGGMMRYGIPSYRLPRDVLDAELARIAALGVRFTGGHTVSDLDAERREGRFDAVFVAVGAHLSNRVDIPARDTGRIIDALPFLADVAAGERPAIGRRVAVYGGGNTAMDAARTARRLGAEETLIVYRRTRAQMPAHEDEAADAEREGVRINWLRTISAFDGPDLTVEVMRLDERGVPTPTGEFEQLAADTVILALGQRTDTAFLRSVPGVEFDDDGTVIVSETMMTGCAGVFAGGDMVPAERTVTVGVGHGKKAALHIDAWLRGVPAGVAGKHPIAEFDGLNLWYFGDAARRAQPERSPAERVVDFGEVVGGLSAQQASFEAGRCLSCGNCFECDGCLGACPEDAVIKLGIGNRYRFDYDRCTGCATCFEQCPVHAIEMVPEPRAGMAQP